The genomic region AGCCCACGGCCGTCTACACGGGCATGATCGGTTTTTCCGTGGGAGCCGCATTGTTCCGCATGCAAGACGGGGTGGGAAATTTTGATTTTAGCACCCCATTGCGTGCTACTGCCATCCCGTCTCAGATGAATGCGACCATTCAGGCTCCGAATGAAACTGGCGGACTGCTTTTGGTGGGAGCGTGGTTCATCTTTCTGGCCATCCGTGCGGCGAAGCGCCGCAAAGAGGCTCAGTAGCTAGATGTATCTAGCCTACTTATGGCAGGGTCACCGGGCTGAGGTTCCTTACGTTAGCCCGGATGCGGTAACCTTGTCTCTCTGGCTGGGTGCCTACTTTTTGCAGCCAGTCCAGGATGTCTGCTTCCAAGTGGGCGCAATCCTCATTCCAGTCTTCGCATTGCTTGAGGATGCGGACACAGGATTCGATGTCGCAGAAGTAGACCTCTGAGGCACCGTAGCCTTTCAGCTCGTTAAGCTCCTCCTGAAGCTCTTTGAAGAAGGCTAGCTCAAACCCTAATCCGGCATCACGAGCCGCACGCTCCAGAGAGATGGTCACGGCAGGTGCTTCCGGCTCCAAGGAGAAGGCGATGGAGGCATAGCCGATGCGCTTGAGCATGTGACGGACGCGCTCGTAGAGTTCCTCGATCCTTAGGAGCCTGAGTGGGCAGGTTTTTTCCAAGTAGTGGATAACTCCATCATAGACATCGTCTACGAAGGCAAAGTCGCCAAGGCCGGCGCGGTCCGCGGCCTTTTCGATGCTGCTGTGAATACAGCGGGTATCGTAACCGCTCACTTGGTGGCGGCCGATCTGGAGTACGGGCATGTTTCCAACGATACAGATCATAATGTAATGATTTGGGGGTTAGGGGTATTAGTCTTTGAAGAGTGGGCGTTGTAGCGGATTGGTGTGGGAGCGTTTTTCGAGT from Rubritalea squalenifaciens DSM 18772 harbors:
- a CDS encoding erythromycin esterase family protein, with product MICIVGNMPVLQIGRHQVSGYDTRCIHSSIEKAADRAGLGDFAFVDDVYDGVIHYLEKTCPLRLLRIEELYERVRHMLKRIGYASIAFSLEPEAPAVTISLERAARDAGLGFELAFFKELQEELNELKGYGASEVYFCDIESCVRILKQCEDWNEDCAHLEADILDWLQKVGTQPERQGYRIRANVRNLSPVTLP
- a CDS encoding transmembrane 220 family protein, coding for MKYFFYTMTGLFLLFTYWQLNDATQYHNHDNWFWIVYYLCAAVLTFLEARKEQPTAVYTGMIGFSVGAALFRMQDGVGNFDFSTPLRATAIPSQMNATIQAPNETGGLLLVGAWFIFLAIRAAKRRKEAQ